In Armatimonadota bacterium, a single genomic region encodes these proteins:
- the uvrB gene encoding excinuclease ABC subunit UvrB, translating into MDIVQYDNPLVLSNDFSPKGDQGTAIESICDGLESGYRFQTLLGATGTGKTFTMASVIQQTQRPALILAHNKTLAAQLCQEFRAFFPENSVQYFISYYDYYQPEAYVPSSDLYIEKDSSVNDEIERLRHAATQSLLERRDIIVIASVSCIYGLGSPDTYVDAAVTFETGMTFELDACLKKLIGMQFTRNNMVLERGTFRVRGDTLEIQPKDEEIVTRIEFFGDQIERIRLVDPLTQEVIDEPSKVSVFPATHYVTPWEQMEETIFKIQEELDAQEALFKSQGKLLEAQRIRQRVEFDIEMMKELGYCNGIENYSRYFDGRQPGTAPYTLLDFLPSDAIVFIDESHQTLPQIRAMFNGDQQRKSVLVDYGFRLPSALDNRPLKFDEFLERVPQVVFVSATPGPFEKENQSSVAQQIIRPTFIVDPEIEIRPTANQIDDLLVEIQQVVAKGSRTLVTTLTKKMAEDLTGYLQDLGVKVNYIHSNIHSLERPEILRDLRLGVYDVVVGVNLLREGLDLPEVTLVAILDADKEGFLRSETSLIQTIGRAARNVGGKVLMYADNVTGSMQRAIDETDRRRKIQQDYNDQHNITPVTIKKEVRETIRSYDQVAEVTAQYAESTLERLGEDGSAVRVEDIPMLISALEKDMKDLAKAMEFEKAARVRDEIESLRKIAGTSDGRLGQEKRKVKRFAARR; encoded by the coding sequence ATGGATATTGTTCAATACGACAACCCCCTGGTGTTGAGCAATGATTTTTCGCCAAAGGGCGATCAGGGGACAGCGATTGAGTCGATTTGCGATGGGCTGGAGAGTGGGTATCGGTTCCAAACCCTGCTGGGTGCCACTGGAACAGGAAAGACTTTTACGATGGCGAGCGTCATTCAGCAGACCCAGCGTCCAGCGCTGATTCTGGCGCACAACAAGACTCTGGCCGCACAGCTCTGTCAGGAGTTTCGGGCGTTCTTCCCCGAGAATTCCGTTCAATACTTCATTTCGTATTACGACTACTACCAGCCTGAGGCCTATGTCCCTTCGAGCGACCTTTACATCGAGAAAGACAGCTCGGTGAACGATGAGATTGAGCGGCTGCGTCACGCGGCGACACAATCACTACTGGAACGCCGGGACATCATCGTTATTGCATCGGTGTCTTGCATTTATGGTCTCGGTTCGCCGGATACCTACGTGGACGCCGCTGTCACATTCGAGACAGGGATGACATTCGAGCTTGATGCCTGCCTCAAGAAGCTCATCGGAATGCAGTTCACCAGGAACAACATGGTTCTGGAGCGGGGGACTTTCCGAGTACGTGGAGATACCCTTGAAATCCAGCCAAAAGACGAAGAGATCGTCACCAGAATCGAGTTCTTTGGCGACCAAATCGAGCGAATTCGACTCGTTGACCCCCTCACCCAGGAAGTGATCGACGAACCCTCGAAAGTCTCGGTCTTCCCGGCTACTCACTACGTCACACCTTGGGAGCAGATGGAGGAAACCATCTTCAAAATACAAGAAGAGCTCGACGCCCAAGAGGCATTGTTCAAGTCGCAAGGCAAGCTTCTAGAGGCTCAGCGGATTCGACAGCGGGTGGAATTTGACATTGAGATGATGAAGGAGCTCGGCTACTGCAACGGAATCGAGAACTACTCGCGCTACTTCGACGGACGCCAACCAGGGACTGCTCCGTACACACTCTTGGACTTCTTGCCGTCGGACGCAATTGTGTTTATCGACGAGAGCCACCAGACGTTACCGCAGATTCGAGCGATGTTTAATGGCGACCAGCAGCGAAAGTCTGTTCTGGTTGACTACGGGTTCCGATTGCCTTCCGCTTTAGATAACCGACCGCTGAAGTTCGACGAGTTCTTAGAGCGGGTACCTCAAGTGGTATTCGTCTCCGCAACTCCGGGGCCGTTCGAGAAGGAGAACCAGTCGTCGGTTGCCCAGCAGATTATTCGTCCGACCTTCATTGTCGATCCGGAAATCGAGATTCGCCCGACGGCGAATCAAATCGATGATCTCCTGGTTGAGATTCAGCAAGTCGTCGCGAAAGGCAGCCGAACGCTGGTCACAACGCTTACAAAGAAAATGGCGGAAGATCTCACGGGATATCTGCAGGATCTTGGAGTGAAGGTGAACTATATCCACTCGAACATCCACTCCCTGGAGCGGCCCGAAATTCTAAGAGACCTGCGCCTCGGAGTTTACGATGTTGTCGTTGGTGTCAACCTTCTTCGAGAAGGCCTGGATCTCCCTGAAGTCACCCTCGTGGCGATCCTTGATGCCGACAAAGAAGGCTTCCTGCGCTCCGAAACCTCCCTGATCCAAACCATCGGCCGTGCAGCCCGAAATGTTGGCGGAAAAGTGTTGATGTACGCCGACAATGTGACTGGTTCCATGCAGCGAGCGATTGACGAGACGGACCGTCGCCGCAAGATTCAGCAGGATTACAACGACCAGCACAACATCACCCCGGTGACGATCAAGAAGGAAGTTCGTGAGACGATCCGATCCTACGACCAAGTCGCCGAGGTCACCGCACAATACGCCGAAAGCACGCTCGAACGACTTGGCGAAGATGGCTCAGCAGTACGAGTAGAAGACATCCCAATGCTTATCTCTGCCCTGGAAAAGGACATGAAGGATCTTGCTAAAGCAATGGAGTTCGAAAAGGCAGCGAGGGTACGCGACGAAATCGAGTCGTTGAGAAAGATTGCTGGGACAAGCGACGGGCGCCTCGGGCAAGAGAAACGCAAAGTAAAGAGGTTCGCTGCTCGCCGTTAA
- a CDS encoding prepilin-type N-terminal cleavage/methylation domain-containing protein, with translation MKRAFTLVELLIVIIIVSVLAAIAIPKVVQNGRRSEDASLRSNLRILRVAVDRFYADTGYYPQRMSWLNDRPDEVMPTFPVITEAGVEVTISGTIYKGPYVTDDSGNALCLSQPNPRGGTYNHASPGLLVPVDPVSGLPYKCALVNGKFLITSSATGKDSTGVPYSSY, from the coding sequence ATGAAACGTGCGTTTACGTTGGTTGAATTGTTGATCGTGATCATCATCGTCTCGGTCCTCGCGGCCATCGCGATTCCTAAAGTCGTCCAGAATGGACGTCGCTCAGAGGATGCATCACTACGGTCGAATCTGAGAATCCTGCGAGTCGCCGTAGATCGCTTTTACGCCGATACCGGCTACTATCCGCAGCGGATGAGCTGGCTTAATGATCGTCCCGATGAAGTCATGCCAACTTTTCCGGTGATTACCGAGGCAGGCGTCGAGGTCACGATCAGTGGCACGATTTACAAAGGGCCATACGTCACGGACGATTCAGGAAATGCGCTTTGTTTAAGCCAGCCAAACCCCCGAGGTGGCACGTATAATCATGCTTCTCCAGGGCTGCTGGTGCCAGTCGATCCGGTTTCTGGGCTCCCTTACAAGTGCGCTCTTGTCAATGGAAAGTTTCTGATCACTAGCAGTGCAACCGGGAAAGACTCCACCGGAGTCCCTTACAGTTCCTATTAA